The DNA sequence CCCATAATCAGCACCTTTTCATCATCTGATCCTGAATCTCCCGCTTCACCGCCGCTTGAAGCAGGCTGTTCACTCGCCCCGCAGGCTGCCAGGATTCCAGCTGCCAATATACTTACCAAAAACAGCAACATACTCTTTTTCATTTTACTTTCCTCCTATAGTTTTTAGAAAATTAATTATTTTCATAATTAGTAGTATTTTATAGTGTTAGATCCTGTTATTTCAAGTAAAAACACTAAGTTAATACTTATTCACTACAATGAATTTTAACACATATTAATATTTATGCAATAATATAATTAAATATAAATATATATTTTAATTATATTATTACTATTTAATAAAAGTTTTATAGCTTTTTTCCGGAGAAATCAGGGTTTGCCGGTTTACTGCACGAAAAAAAAAACCCCTGCGTTCAGCAGGGGTTTTCTTGTATGATACTTAAACTTCTTCGCAATATTTATCAAAAGCATCCTGAAGCTTTTGGACTACTGCCATTGGTTCGTGCCCTTCAATTTCATGACGCTCCACCATTGTAATAATTTCTCCGTCTTTCATAAGTGCGAAAGATGGTGATGATGGAGGGAATCCGGTAAAATAAGACCGCGCCTTTTCTGTCGCTTCCTTGTCCTGCCCCGCAAAGACCGTCACAAGCTGGTCAGGGCGCTTATCATAATGCAGAGAGTGAGCTGCAGCAGGGCGTGCAATCCCGCCGGCACAGCCGCAGACAGAATTGACCATTACAAGCGTCGTGCCTTTCTGGGACAGCGCATGATCAACATCCTCCGGAGTGGTGAGCTCTGTATATCCGGCTGCCACAATTTCCTGGCGGGCCTGGCGAACGACATCGTTCATAAACAAATTAAAATCCATATTCATTCTTTATCGCCCCTCATATAAATAGTTAGACTTATATCTCTTCTAATAATAGCAACTTCATGCTGCTTTTTTCAATGCATTCAACTCAAAGAAGCCTGCTTAGGCCAAGTAACAATAAAATCCGCCCACTAAAATCCAATAAAATTCTAAAATAAAGTTTATTAGCCAGATATTGGGGAATGATAACAGTACAGCTAGATCCATACCCCTAAACTCCCTAGATATGGCCGGTGTTCCGTTGAACACCGGCCGCTTTTTTATTCTCTCGCCTCTTTAAAAAGAGCAAATAAATGCTCAACGGCAGAAGCAACCGTCCTTCCGCCGGAGATCACTTCATTTTCCATTTGCGGCAGCTCTTTTCTGACCTCTGGATGCTGGAAGAAGCTATATTGAAGCTGATCCATGATCATGCTGTTTATCCATTCCTTCGACTGCTCCCGCCTTCTCTGGCTGAACACGCCGGAATGGGAGGCAGAGTCCTTAAAGCTTTTAATCTCTTCCCAAATTTCCAGGATGCCTTTGCCGGTCAGGGCAGAGCAGGCATGAGCTTTCGTTTCCCAGCCCTTTGTAGCCGGCTGAAGAAAATGGACAATGCGTGAATATTCTTCTCTTGTCTTCAATGCCTGGGGTTCATTAGCACCGTCTGCTTTATTGACGATGATGGCATCTGCAATTTCCATAATGCCTTTTTTCATCCCCTGGAGTTCATCTCCGGCCCCGGTCAGGACAAGCAGCATAAAGAAATCGACCATTTCCCTGACAATGATTTCGCTTTGGCCAACCCCGACTGTTTCAACAATAATCACATCATAGCCTGCCGCCTCGCACAAAAGCATGGTCTCCCGGGTTTTCCGGTGCACGCCGCCAAGCTTGCCACCTGCAGCTGATGGCCTGATAAAGGCATTTGGATTTCTCGAGAGATTTTCCATCCGCGTTTTATCGCCAAGAATGCTTCCGCCGCTGATGCTTGAGCTCGGGTCGACAGCCAGCACTGCCACTGAATGCCCTTGCCCGCAAAGAAGGCTCCCAAACGCCTCGATAAAGGTGCTCTTTCCTGCCCCGGGCACTCCAGTAATGCCGATTCTGATCGAATTGCCGGTGTGGGGAAGAACCTCCTGCAGCAATTCCTGAGCAGTTCTGAAATGGCGCTCTGCATTGCTCTCAACCAGCGTGATTGCTTTTGCCAGAAGGCTCCTGTTTCCTGAAAGGATCCCCTTCTTCAGCTCATCCGCCGACAGATGGTCCGACTTCTTTTTTTGGAATTTCGGGCCCTTCTGTACAAAAGGCTGGGGAGCAGCCATCTCCTTCCCCTCACGAAGGGAAGTGGAGAAAAGGTCTGGCGGCCTGCCATCATGCCAGCTCGGCTTCTTGTCCTTCATTATTCAGCCACTTCCTCATAGCCAAGCTTTCTGTAAATCTCCTGCACGACTTTCTGGGCAGCGGCAGGAATGACCGTCCCAGGCCCAAAAATGGCGGATGCCCCGTTATCGTATAAATATTGATAATCCTGAGCTGGTATCACTCCCCCGATAATGACGAGTATATCCTCCCTGCCCAGCTTTTTTAGCTCTTCAACCAGCTGTGGAAGAAGTGTTTTATGGCCGGCTGCAAGCGAGCTCATGCCAATCACATGAACATCATTCTCCACTGCCTGAAGAGCTGTTTCAGCCGGAGTCTGGAAAAGCGGTCCGATATCCACATCAAAGCCCAAGTCTGCAAATGCCGTGGCAATTACCTTCGCTCCCCTGTCATGGCCATCCTGGCCCATCTTGGCAATAAGGATTCTCGGGCGCCTTCCTTCATTTTCAAGAAACCCGTCCGTAAGGCTCTTCACCTCGGCAATTTCTTCTTCATTGGTAAAAGCAGAACTGTACACGCCGCTGATAGAACGAATGACTGCTTTATGGCGCCTCGCTGACTTTTCGATAGCAAAAGAAATCTCCCCAAGAGTCGCTCTGGCCCTGGCAGCCTTCACGGCAAGATCTAAAAGGTTCCCTTCTCCTGTATCTGCAGCTTTCGCCAGGGCTTCAAGCGCCGCGGCAGCTTTTTCACTGTCCCTTGTGTTCTTCAGCTTTTCAAGCTTATCCAATTGCTTAAGCCTTACGGCTGTATTATCAATATCAAGTATGTCGATCGGGTCTTCTTTTTCAAGCCTGTATTTATTCACTCCGACAATGGTTTCTTTCCTGCTGTCAATCTGGGCCTGCCTCCTGGCAGCCGCTTCTTCAATCCTCATTTTCGGAAGACCGGTTTCAATAGCTTTGGCCATGCCTCCAAGGCTCTCAATCTCTTCAATATGCTGCCACGCCTTTTGGATCAGCTCATTGGTCAAAGATTCTACATAATAAGATCCTCCCCATGGGTCGATCACATCCGTGATGCCTGTCTCTTCCTGCAGGTAGAGCTGGGTATTGCGGGCAATCCTTGCGGAAAAATCAGTCGGGAGCGCGATGGCTTCATCCAGTGCGTTCGTATGAAGCGACTGGGTATGCCCCATCGCCGCAGCATGGGCTTCTATCAGCGTCCTTGTTACGTTATTGAATGGATCCTGCTCTGTGAGGCTCCACCCCGATGTTTGGGAATGCGTCCGCAAAGCCATGGATTTCGGATTTTGCGGGTCGAAGGATTTCATCATTTTCGCCCAGATATACCTTGCCGCCCGCATTTTTGCCACTTCCATAAAATAGTTCATCCCAATTGCCCAAAAGAAGGAGAGCCGAGGGGCAAAAGAGTCAATGCCGATTCCGGCCTTCAGCCCGGTCCTGACATATTCAAGCCCGTCTGCAAGCGTATAGGCGAGCTCAATGTCTGCAGGTGCTCCCGCCTCCTGCATATGGTAGCCTGATATACTGATAGAGTTGAACTTTGGCATATACTGGGATGTATATTCAAAGATATCCGCAATGATCTTCATCGACATGTCAGGCGGATAGATATATGTATTGCGGACCATATATTCCTTAAGGATATCGTTCTGGATCGTGCCTGACAGTTTTTCCTGGCTCACACCCTGCTCCTCGGCCGTTACAATAAAGAATGCCATAACAGGCAGGACAGCACCGTTCATCGTCATCGACACAGACATCTGGTCAAGCGGAATCCCGTCAAACAGGGTCTTCATGTCAATGATTGAATCAATGGCCACCCCCGCTTT is a window from the Bacillus infantis NRRL B-14911 genome containing:
- the meaB gene encoding methylmalonyl Co-A mutase-associated GTPase MeaB, whose translation is MKDKKPSWHDGRPPDLFSTSLREGKEMAAPQPFVQKGPKFQKKKSDHLSADELKKGILSGNRSLLAKAITLVESNAERHFRTAQELLQEVLPHTGNSIRIGITGVPGAGKSTFIEAFGSLLCGQGHSVAVLAVDPSSSISGGSILGDKTRMENLSRNPNAFIRPSAAGGKLGGVHRKTRETMLLCEAAGYDVIIVETVGVGQSEIIVREMVDFFMLLVLTGAGDELQGMKKGIMEIADAIIVNKADGANEPQALKTREEYSRIVHFLQPATKGWETKAHACSALTGKGILEIWEEIKSFKDSASHSGVFSQRRREQSKEWINSMIMDQLQYSFFQHPEVRKELPQMENEVISGGRTVASAVEHLFALFKEARE
- a CDS encoding BrxA/BrxB family bacilliredoxin, with amino-acid sequence MNMDFNLFMNDVVRQARQEIVAAGYTELTTPEDVDHALSQKGTTLVMVNSVCGCAGGIARPAAAHSLHYDKRPDQLVTVFAGQDKEATEKARSYFTGFPPSSPSFALMKDGEIITMVERHEIEGHEPMAVVQKLQDAFDKYCEEV
- the scpA gene encoding methylmalonyl-CoA mutase, which produces MANKPDFKSISLFGASQKEAEYEWKQEAGRLAGGDAGSLRFETNEHIGIKPLYTESDIKGLDHLDDKPGLPPYTRGPYATMYVNRPWTVRQYAGFSTAEESNQFYRRNLAMGQKGLSVAFDLATHRGYDSDHPRVVGDVGKAGVAIDSIIDMKTLFDGIPLDQMSVSMTMNGAVLPVMAFFIVTAEEQGVSQEKLSGTIQNDILKEYMVRNTYIYPPDMSMKIIADIFEYTSQYMPKFNSISISGYHMQEAGAPADIELAYTLADGLEYVRTGLKAGIGIDSFAPRLSFFWAIGMNYFMEVAKMRAARYIWAKMMKSFDPQNPKSMALRTHSQTSGWSLTEQDPFNNVTRTLIEAHAAAMGHTQSLHTNALDEAIALPTDFSARIARNTQLYLQEETGITDVIDPWGGSYYVESLTNELIQKAWQHIEEIESLGGMAKAIETGLPKMRIEEAAARRQAQIDSRKETIVGVNKYRLEKEDPIDILDIDNTAVRLKQLDKLEKLKNTRDSEKAAAALEALAKAADTGEGNLLDLAVKAARARATLGEISFAIEKSARRHKAVIRSISGVYSSAFTNEEEIAEVKSLTDGFLENEGRRPRILIAKMGQDGHDRGAKVIATAFADLGFDVDIGPLFQTPAETALQAVENDVHVIGMSSLAAGHKTLLPQLVEELKKLGREDILVIIGGVIPAQDYQYLYDNGASAIFGPGTVIPAAAQKVVQEIYRKLGYEEVAE